In Hyalangium minutum, a single window of DNA contains:
- a CDS encoding lanthionine synthetase LanC family protein, with protein sequence MAHGATGIGWCLARLSLSAAGTAEDRQRWRELADAAFAFEESLYRPELGDWKDVRVGSSVDSVAAWCHGSTGIGLVAGDLHVRTKGEGYLDVLRRATAASTREGFGWSHTLCHGDLGTWALLDTARRIDPEGYRGPDRAWMDAELISSLEERGPVGGLAREAFSPGLMPGLTGVIHLLLRMHPEQRLASPLLLSRHG encoded by the coding sequence ATGGCCCACGGCGCGACGGGGATTGGCTGGTGCCTGGCGCGCCTGAGCCTGAGCGCGGCGGGGACGGCGGAGGACCGGCAGCGGTGGCGGGAGCTGGCGGACGCGGCGTTCGCCTTCGAGGAGTCGTTGTACCGGCCGGAACTGGGCGACTGGAAGGACGTGCGCGTGGGCAGCTCGGTGGACTCCGTCGCGGCCTGGTGTCACGGCAGCACGGGGATTGGACTGGTAGCGGGCGATCTCCACGTGCGCACGAAGGGCGAGGGGTATTTGGACGTGCTGCGGCGGGCCACCGCGGCGAGCACGCGCGAGGGCTTCGGCTGGAGCCACACGCTGTGCCATGGCGACCTGGGCACGTGGGCGCTGTTGGACACGGCGCGGCGCATCGACCCGGAGGGCTACCGGGGGCCGGACCGGGCGTGGATGGACGCGGAGTTGATTTCGAGCCTGGAGGAGCGCGGCCCGGTGGGCGGACTGGCGCGGGAGGCGTTCTCGCCCGGGCTGATGCCGGGACTCACGGGCGTCATCCACCTGCTCCTGCGCATGCACCCGGAGCAGCGGCTCGCATCACCGCTGCTGCTGAGCCGACACGGGTAG
- a CDS encoding antibiotic biosynthesis monooxygenase, with protein sequence MRVARALASAAATEPGTLRYQWFVTQRPGHYSIIEEYVDADAAETHYRPS encoded by the coding sequence GTGCGGGTGGCGCGAGCATTGGCATCCGCCGCTGCGACCGAGCCGGGAACGTTGCGCTACCAGTGGTTCGTCACGCAGAGGCCCGGTCATTATTCGATAATTGAGGAGTACGTCGACGCTGACGCGGCCGAAACGCACTACCGACCGAGTTGA
- a CDS encoding serine hydrolase domain-containing protein, with translation MYSAIAIALMAVSVAQAPAPSTPPAPPGFSEERALAARLDLSIDQAIAEKRIVGAVVLVAKDGKIVYRRAAGLADREAGRPMRENEVFRLASMSKPIVAVTALALAEQHKLALDEPIKKWLPTFRPKLADGREPVITVRHLLTHTAGLTYSFREPEQGPYHRAGVSTGLDGSEVSLEENLRRIASVPLSSEPGKQWGYSMATDVLGAVIARAGGAPLPRVVERLVTGPLGMKDTGFSVKDASRLATPYADGKPEPVRMGKDQVVPYYGAGVHFAPGRALNPRAFPSGGAGMVGTAGDFLKFLETLRTGGAPVLPAATVEQLGSAQVGPEAQTQGPGWGFGFIGAVLVDPAQTRSPQSAGTWQWGGAYGHNWFVDPQRRLTVVALTNTAFEGMSGAFTVSVRDAVYGTGN, from the coding sequence ATGTATTCTGCCATCGCCATCGCCCTGATGGCCGTCAGCGTCGCTCAAGCCCCAGCCCCCTCCACTCCCCCCGCTCCCCCGGGCTTCTCCGAGGAACGTGCCCTCGCGGCGCGGCTGGACTTGAGCATCGACCAGGCGATCGCCGAGAAGCGCATTGTCGGCGCCGTCGTCCTCGTCGCGAAGGACGGTAAGATCGTCTACCGGCGCGCCGCGGGCCTGGCCGATCGCGAGGCGGGGCGGCCCATGCGGGAGAATGAGGTGTTCCGCCTGGCGTCCATGAGCAAGCCCATCGTGGCCGTGACGGCGCTGGCGCTGGCGGAGCAGCACAAGCTGGCGCTGGACGAGCCCATCAAGAAGTGGCTTCCCACCTTCCGGCCGAAGCTGGCGGATGGCCGCGAGCCCGTCATCACCGTGCGCCACCTGCTGACCCATACCGCGGGCCTGACGTACAGCTTCCGGGAGCCGGAGCAGGGGCCGTATCACCGGGCCGGGGTCTCGACGGGCCTGGATGGGTCCGAGGTGTCCCTGGAGGAGAACCTTCGCCGGATCGCCTCGGTGCCGCTGTCCTCCGAGCCTGGGAAGCAGTGGGGCTACTCCATGGCGACGGATGTCCTGGGCGCGGTCATCGCCCGAGCCGGAGGCGCGCCCCTGCCTCGGGTGGTCGAGCGGCTCGTCACCGGACCGCTGGGCATGAAGGACACGGGCTTCAGCGTGAAGGACGCGAGCAGGCTCGCGACGCCCTACGCGGACGGGAAGCCGGAGCCGGTTCGCATGGGCAAGGATCAGGTGGTGCCCTACTACGGCGCTGGCGTCCATTTCGCCCCCGGGCGGGCCTTGAACCCGCGCGCCTTCCCGTCCGGAGGGGCGGGCATGGTGGGAACGGCGGGTGACTTCCTGAAGTTCCTGGAGACGCTGCGGACGGGCGGGGCGCCGGTCCTGCCTGCGGCCACCGTCGAGCAGCTGGGCTCCGCCCAGGTGGGCCCGGAGGCTCAGACGCAGGGGCCTGGCTGGGGCTTCGGCTTCATCGGGGCGGTGCTCGTCGACCCGGCGCAGACGCGGAGCCCGCAGTCGGCGGGGACCTGGCAGTGGGGCGGAGCCTACGGCCACAACTGGTTCGTGGATCCCCAGCGCCGCCTGACGGTCGTGGCGCTCACCAACACGGCGTTCGAAGGCATGTCGGGAGCTTTCACCGTCTCCGTGCGCGACGCGGTCTACGGCACCGGCAACTGA
- a CDS encoding TetR/AcrR family transcriptional regulator has product MKTTSSTERRPRGRPRSFDSSRALDQALEVFWRLGYEGASIADLTEAMGITAPSLYAAFGSKAELYRRVLEHYRARQGGSQPRALTEAPTARAGVERLLQEAAREFSSPKHPPGCMISTAVLTCAEENQPVAEHVASLRAGTLAALRARIEQGIARGELPAGTDAAALARYFGALLQGMSVQALDGASQAELLALGEIAMRAWDSVAQQATSPRRR; this is encoded by the coding sequence ATGAAAACCACTTCCTCCACAGAACGGCGTCCGCGCGGGCGCCCCCGCAGCTTCGACAGCTCAAGGGCGCTCGACCAAGCCCTGGAGGTGTTCTGGCGGCTAGGGTACGAGGGCGCGTCGATCGCCGATCTCACCGAGGCGATGGGCATCACCGCGCCCAGCCTCTATGCCGCGTTCGGGTCCAAGGCCGAGCTCTACCGCCGGGTCTTGGAGCACTACCGAGCCCGGCAAGGCGGCTCGCAACCTCGCGCGCTCACCGAGGCGCCTACCGCCCGCGCCGGGGTGGAGCGGCTCCTGCAGGAGGCCGCCAGGGAGTTCTCCAGCCCTAAGCACCCTCCGGGATGCATGATCTCGACTGCGGTCCTGACGTGCGCGGAGGAGAACCAGCCCGTCGCCGAGCATGTCGCCTCCCTGAGAGCCGGTACACTGGCGGCGCTCCGGGCCCGCATCGAGCAGGGCATCGCCCGGGGAGAGCTGCCGGCCGGGACGGACGCGGCGGCGCTCGCCCGGTATTTCGGTGCCCTCCTCCAGGGCATGTCGGTGCAGGCGCTGGATGGCGCGAGCCAGGCCGAGCTCCTCGCGCTCGGGGAGATCGCGATGCGGGCCTGGGACAGCGTGGCCCAGCAGGCCACGTCGCCACGAAGACGTTGA